From a region of the Poecile atricapillus isolate bPoeAtr1 chromosome 4, bPoeAtr1.hap1, whole genome shotgun sequence genome:
- the ATOH1 gene encoding transcription factor ATOH1: MSLPWAERAREPPAPPEPPPPGPEQSGCGGFAPGSWLGVCCGARLPAAASPRYLLPGEDEEAAAAEGGAARGGGSSPGGARGGGRPRGGGGGPGLRAQVSGVQKQRRLAANARERRRMHGLNHAFDQLRNVIPSFNNDKKLSKYETLQMAQIYISALAELLHGPAAPPDAPGKAEHRGAPFEPPCAAAGAGAPPGPPAPPPGPARASPPGHGRTRFPPPPAAGGYSVQLDPLHFSSFAEGALMGQRAPSPALLMQQPGQPPQERSKTSPRSHRSDGEFSPRSHYSDSDEAS, from the coding sequence ATGAGCCTCCCCTGGGCAGAGCGCGCCCGGGAgccgcccgcgccgccggagccgccgccgccgggcccgGAGCAGAGCGGGTGCGGCGGCTTCGCGCCGGGCTCGTGGCTCGGCGTGTGCTGCGGCGCCCGcctgcccgccgccgcctcgccgCGCTACCTGCTGCCCGGCGAGGacgaggaggcggcggcggccgagggcggcgcggcgcggggcggcgggagcagccccggcggggcgcggggcggcgggcggccgcggggcggcggcggcggccccgggctGCGGGCGCAGGTGAGCGGCGTGCAGAAGCAGCGGCGGCTGGCGGCCAACgcgcgggagcggcggcggatGCACGGGCTGAACCACGCCTTCGACCAGCTGCGCAATGTCATCCCCTCCTTCAACAACGACAAGAAGCTCTCCAAGTACGAGACGCTGCAAATGGCGCAGATCTACATCAGCGCCCTGGCCGAGCTGCTgcacggccccgccgcccctcccGACGCCCCCGGCAAGGCCGAGCACCGCGGGGCCCCCTTCGAGCCGCCCTGcgccgccgccggggccggagctccgccggggccgccggcgccgccgccggggccggCCAGAGCGTCGCCCCCCGGGCACGGCAGGACTCGCTTCCCCCCGCCGCCGGCCGCGGGGGGCTACTCGGTGCAGCTCGACCCGCTGCACTTCTCCTCCTTTGCGGAGGGCGCCCTGATGGGACAGAGAGCCCCTTCCCCCGCCCTCCTCATGCAGCAGCCCGGGCAGCCGCCGCAGGAGAGGAGCAAGACGTCGCCCCGGTCCCACAGGAGCGACGGGGAGTTCTCGCCCCGCTCCCACTACAGCGATTCCGATGAGGCCAGCTAA